In one window of Rhodopseudomonas palustris HaA2 DNA:
- a CDS encoding ferredoxin family protein, which translates to MTYVVTDNCKGCRYTECVTVCPVECFHVDAAMTYIDPENCIDCGGCAPACPVGAIAPDYRLPAHQKFWIDVNRKRAAETPVLTARLPPLPGADDRRQALGR; encoded by the coding sequence ATGACGTATGTGGTTACGGACAATTGCAAAGGCTGTCGCTACACCGAGTGCGTCACGGTCTGTCCGGTCGAGTGCTTCCACGTCGACGCCGCGATGACCTATATCGATCCGGAGAACTGCATCGATTGCGGCGGCTGTGCGCCGGCCTGTCCGGTCGGGGCGATCGCGCCGGACTACCGGCTGCCGGCGCATCAGAAATTCTGGATCGACGTCAACCGCAAGCGTGCCGCTGAAACGCCGGTGCTCACCGCGCGGCTGCCGCCGCTGCCCGGCGCCGACGACCGCAGGCAGGCGCTGGGCCGATGA
- a CDS encoding efflux RND transporter periplasmic adaptor subunit has protein sequence MTASRVTGVIAACLLIAGCQEKASQPEPIRPVLSTVVAPLEATSIGVVGTIEARFKTDYGFRVLGRMIARPVNIGDTVAKGQALAAIDPLAAEFSVRSAVADFASAQAQLVNASSNVSRQRTLIETGAITKATLDSAEQANSAAQAAVVRAQSSLTKAREQLSYTKLAAEYAGVVTAVSVQVGQIVSPGQTVVTVARPDVREAVIDVADDLAGALKVDMPLKVALQLDPKIRVDGKVREVAPQADQVTRTRRVRITLENPPETFRLGSTITTLIPGKPTRGFRLPATAILTERGQSSVWMIDTQAGTVTKRNVQIVTNDDGSVEVVEGIAAGARIVTAGVHHLVEGQKIRFGEGSSL, from the coding sequence ATGACGGCGTCGCGGGTCACAGGGGTGATTGCAGCCTGCCTGCTCATCGCGGGCTGTCAGGAAAAAGCCAGCCAGCCGGAACCGATCCGGCCGGTGCTGTCGACCGTGGTCGCCCCGCTCGAAGCGACCAGCATCGGCGTCGTCGGCACGATCGAGGCGCGGTTCAAGACCGACTACGGGTTTCGTGTCCTCGGCCGCATGATCGCGCGGCCCGTCAATATCGGTGACACCGTCGCGAAGGGGCAGGCGCTCGCAGCGATCGATCCGTTGGCTGCCGAATTTTCCGTCAGGTCCGCTGTGGCGGATTTCGCCTCGGCTCAGGCGCAACTGGTGAACGCCAGCAGCAACGTCAGCCGCCAGCGCACCTTGATCGAAACCGGTGCCATTACCAAAGCCACGCTCGATTCGGCGGAGCAGGCCAATTCCGCCGCGCAGGCCGCGGTCGTCCGGGCCCAGTCGAGCCTGACCAAAGCGCGCGAGCAATTGAGCTACACCAAGCTCGCCGCCGAATATGCCGGCGTCGTCACCGCGGTGAGCGTGCAGGTCGGCCAGATCGTCAGTCCCGGCCAGACCGTGGTGACCGTCGCCCGACCGGATGTCCGCGAGGCGGTGATCGACGTCGCCGACGATCTCGCCGGCGCCTTGAAGGTCGACATGCCGCTGAAGGTCGCGCTGCAGCTCGATCCGAAAATCCGGGTCGACGGAAAAGTGCGCGAGGTCGCACCGCAAGCCGATCAGGTGACGCGCACCCGGCGGGTTCGGATCACGCTGGAGAATCCGCCGGAGACGTTCCGTCTCGGCTCCACCATCACCACGCTGATCCCGGGCAAGCCGACGCGGGGATTTCGGCTGCCGGCCACGGCGATCCTGACCGAACGCGGCCAGTCGAGCGTCTGGATGATCGATACGCAAGCCGGAACGGTGACCAAACGCAACGTGCAGATCGTCACCAACGACGACGGTTCGGTCGAGGTGGTCGAGGGAATTGCGGCGGGCGCACGTATCGTGACGGCGGGCGTGCATCATCTCGTGGAAGGCCAGAAAATCCGCTTCGGAGAGGGTAGCTCGCTGTGA
- a CDS encoding efflux RND transporter periplasmic adaptor subunit produces MLPPLRIILLLLMATPLAACGEKAQQARPINLVKTEIVHLEPRQTIVRLTGDVQARVTSELSFRVSGRVTERLVDVGAHVNAGDVLARIDPTEQQADLVGSQAAVASAEAQLRLANATFDRQKSLMASGFTTRSSYDQAQEGLRTAEGSLDNAKAQLEIARDALTYTELRASASGIITARNIEVGQVAQSAQSAYTLAEDGARDAVFDVYESVFLTPLQGGTIKLTLVSDPSVTAIGRPREISPTVDQKSGTVRVKLSIENPPAAMTLGSAVTGEGRSRSVDKIVLPWSALTSDQKGPAVWVIDPKTRAVSLRSVTVESYETSSIIVADGLKAGERVVVDGGKMLRPAEIVTYDGENA; encoded by the coding sequence ATGTTACCGCCGCTTCGGATCATCCTGTTGCTGCTTATGGCCACGCCGCTGGCGGCGTGCGGCGAGAAGGCTCAGCAAGCCCGGCCGATCAATCTGGTGAAGACCGAGATCGTGCACCTCGAGCCCCGGCAGACGATTGTTCGTCTCACCGGCGACGTCCAGGCGCGCGTGACCAGCGAACTGTCCTTCCGCGTCAGTGGCCGGGTCACCGAGCGGCTGGTCGATGTCGGCGCCCATGTGAATGCCGGCGACGTGCTGGCGCGCATCGATCCGACCGAGCAACAGGCCGACCTGGTCGGCTCGCAGGCCGCCGTCGCCTCGGCGGAGGCGCAACTGCGCCTCGCCAATGCGACCTTCGACCGGCAGAAATCGCTGATGGCCAGCGGCTTCACCACCCGCAGCTCCTACGACCAGGCGCAGGAGGGATTGCGGACCGCCGAAGGCTCCCTCGACAACGCCAAGGCCCAGCTCGAAATCGCAAGGGATGCGCTGACCTATACCGAACTGCGCGCGAGCGCGTCGGGCATCATCACGGCGCGCAACATCGAGGTCGGGCAGGTCGCCCAATCCGCCCAGTCGGCCTACACGCTGGCGGAGGATGGCGCCCGCGACGCCGTGTTCGACGTCTACGAATCGGTGTTTCTGACGCCGCTCCAGGGCGGCACCATCAAACTCACGCTGGTGTCGGATCCGTCGGTCACCGCCATCGGGCGTCCGCGGGAGATTTCTCCCACCGTCGACCAGAAGAGCGGCACCGTTCGGGTCAAGCTGTCGATCGAGAATCCGCCGGCCGCGATGACGCTCGGCAGCGCCGTCACGGGCGAGGGGCGCAGCCGTTCCGTGGACAAGATCGTGCTGCCCTGGAGTGCATTGACCTCCGACCAGAAAGGGCCGGCCGTCTGGGTGATCGACCCCAAGACCCGCGCCGTGTCGCTCAGGAGCGTCACCGTGGAAAGCTACGAAACCAGCTCGATCATCGTGGCCGACGGCCTGAAGGCCGGCGAGCGCGTCGTCGTCGACGGCGGCAAGATGCTCCGCCCCGCGGAGATCGTCACTTATGACGGGGAAAACGCATGA
- a CDS encoding FAD-dependent oxidoreductase, which produces MTAAARDPAPAAAFRIAVVGSGPSGFYATEALFRSGTPVAVDMFEQLPVPYGLVRFGVAPDHPKLKQVTVAFDRIATMPGFRFVGGVTVGRDVTIDELRASYDAVILATGADVSRALGIPGETLAGCHHAGDFVAWYNGHPDYRDCSFDLAHDAVTIVGHGNVALDVARILARTVDELRLTDIASHALEVLAESRVREIHLVGRSGPRQAKFGAKELRDFLALAQCDAVVDPRDVAAASVGETSNDPEMSEKLELLGAVSQRPVGKQRRCVFRFGLSPVAINGRGRVEEIAFADPSRSIEAIPCGVVFSSIGRRTAPLPGVPFDAQRGVHANVDGRVVDTHGVVPGLYVCGWSKRGPSGTIGTNRACGMATAEAVLTDLPARAGSRLRDPDILLAQLRGRVSRIVSFDDWSAIDAAEKSRGVAQGRPREKFVSVPEMMAVLASTP; this is translated from the coding sequence ATGACGGCAGCGGCGCGCGACCCTGCGCCCGCGGCTGCCTTTCGGATCGCGGTGGTCGGCAGCGGACCGAGCGGGTTCTACGCGACGGAGGCCTTGTTCCGGTCGGGCACGCCGGTCGCGGTCGATATGTTCGAGCAACTTCCGGTGCCCTATGGGCTGGTGCGGTTCGGCGTCGCGCCCGACCATCCCAAGCTCAAACAGGTGACCGTCGCATTCGACCGGATCGCAACGATGCCGGGCTTTCGATTCGTAGGCGGGGTCACCGTGGGGAGGGACGTGACGATCGATGAACTCCGCGCCAGCTACGACGCGGTGATCCTCGCCACCGGTGCCGACGTCAGCCGTGCGCTGGGGATTCCGGGCGAAACGCTGGCTGGCTGTCATCACGCCGGTGATTTCGTCGCCTGGTACAACGGTCATCCCGACTACCGCGATTGCTCGTTCGATCTCGCCCATGACGCGGTGACCATCGTCGGCCATGGCAACGTCGCCCTCGACGTCGCACGCATTCTGGCCCGCACTGTCGATGAGCTGCGCCTCACCGATATCGCCAGCCATGCGCTCGAGGTGCTGGCTGAGAGCCGGGTCCGCGAGATCCATCTGGTCGGTCGCAGCGGGCCGCGGCAGGCGAAGTTCGGCGCCAAGGAATTGCGGGATTTTCTCGCGCTGGCGCAGTGCGACGCTGTCGTCGATCCGCGTGATGTCGCCGCCGCTTCGGTAGGTGAGACCTCGAACGATCCGGAGATGAGCGAGAAGCTGGAACTGCTCGGTGCAGTCTCGCAACGGCCTGTCGGCAAGCAACGGCGCTGCGTGTTTCGGTTCGGCCTCTCGCCTGTGGCGATCAATGGACGCGGCAGGGTCGAAGAGATCGCGTTTGCAGACCCGTCGCGGTCGATCGAAGCGATCCCGTGCGGTGTTGTTTTCAGCAGCATCGGCCGACGCACCGCGCCGTTGCCGGGCGTGCCGTTCGATGCGCAACGCGGCGTGCACGCCAATGTCGACGGCCGCGTTGTGGACACTCACGGCGTCGTCCCCGGTCTCTATGTCTGCGGCTGGAGCAAGCGCGGCCCGAGCGGTACGATCGGGACCAACCGGGCTTGTGGCATGGCCACCGCCGAGGCGGTACTGACGGATTTGCCCGCGCGAGCGGGCTCTCGTTTGCGCGATCCCGATATTTTGCTGGCGCAGCTACGCGGTCGCGTGTCTCGCATCGTCAGCTTCGACGATTGGAGCGCGATCGACGCGGCCGAGAAGAGCAGGGGCGTCGCTCAGGGCAGGCCCCGCGAAAAATTCGTGTCCGTTCCCGAGATGATGGCGGTGCTGGCTTCAACGCCGTGA
- a CDS encoding efflux RND transporter permease subunit, giving the protein MKSFNLSDWALQHRSLVWYFMIAFMAAGLFSYLELGREEDPAFTIKTMVIQAQWPGASAEETTRQVTERIEKKLEELESLDYTKSITTSGSTTVFVNLRDTTKARDVVPTWVRVRNMINDIKGDFPDGVNGPFFNDRFGDVFGNIYAFTSDGLTQRQLRDKVEDVRAKVLQVPNVGRVDIVGAQDEVIYLEFSTRKVAALGLDQRSIMTSLQAQNAITPSGVLQAGPERISVRVSGQFTSEESLKAINLRVNDRFFPLTDIATIRRGYTDPPTSLFRYKGEPAIGLTIGMKAGANLLEFGEALKKEMTRISADLPVGAEVHLVSDQPQIVDEAVSGFTHALFEAVVIVLAISFISLGLRAGLVVAISIPLVLAITFLVMSYTGISLQRISLGALIIALGLLVDDAMIAVEMMVARLEIGDSLSKAATYVYTSTAFPMLTGTLVTVAGFIPIGLNNSAAGEFTFTLFVVIAVSLLTSWVVAVLFTPLLGVTILPDKMKSHHENKGWFSTAFSRALLFCMRWRWLTIALTLAAFALSIVGMGYVQQQFFPSSDRKELIVDWSLPQNSSIAETSAQMAQFEREALAGQDGIDHWSTYVGQGAPRFLLSFDVQPADVTFGEMVIVAKSLKDRDRLKVELQAYLKKTFPGTDALVKLLDIGPPVGRPVQYRLSGPDIGHVRAFSRELAGIVAANPHLGDVVYDWMEPARVVKVDVLQDKARQLGVTSEDIASTLNGVVDGTSITQVRDDIYLVKVLGRANAAERGSIETLRNLQLSGSNGQSVPLAAVANFRYQLEQPTIWRRSRLPTITLKADIRDGVQPATVVAQLKAPIAEFSAKLPVGYSVAVGGSVEESGKSQSPIIAVVPVMLFAMATILMIQLQSFSRLFLVFAVAPLALIGVVAALLPSGAPLGFVAILGVLALVGILIRNSVILIVQIEHLREEGKPPWDAVVEATEHRMRPILLTAAAASLALIPIAREVFWGPMAFAMMGGIIVGTVLTLLFLPALYVAWFRIKMPEEGTPA; this is encoded by the coding sequence GTGAAGTCTTTCAACCTTTCCGACTGGGCCCTGCAGCACCGCTCGCTGGTCTGGTACTTCATGATCGCGTTCATGGCCGCCGGGCTGTTCTCCTATCTCGAGCTCGGACGCGAAGAAGATCCGGCCTTCACCATCAAGACGATGGTGATCCAGGCGCAATGGCCGGGCGCGTCCGCCGAGGAAACGACCCGGCAGGTCACCGAGCGAATCGAGAAGAAGCTCGAAGAGCTAGAGTCGCTGGACTACACCAAGAGCATCACGACGTCGGGCAGCACCACGGTGTTCGTCAATCTGCGCGACACCACCAAGGCGCGCGACGTGGTCCCGACATGGGTCCGCGTCCGCAACATGATCAACGACATCAAGGGTGATTTTCCCGACGGCGTGAACGGGCCGTTCTTCAACGATCGCTTCGGCGACGTGTTCGGCAACATCTACGCCTTCACCAGCGACGGGCTGACGCAGCGCCAGCTACGCGACAAGGTCGAGGACGTTCGCGCCAAGGTCCTGCAGGTGCCCAATGTCGGCCGCGTCGACATCGTCGGTGCGCAGGACGAGGTGATCTATCTGGAATTCTCGACCCGCAAGGTCGCGGCGCTGGGGCTCGACCAGCGCTCGATCATGACGTCGCTGCAGGCCCAGAATGCGATCACGCCCTCCGGCGTGCTGCAGGCCGGTCCGGAGCGGATCAGCGTGCGGGTCAGCGGTCAGTTCACCTCGGAGGAGAGCCTCAAGGCGATCAATCTGCGCGTCAACGACAGGTTCTTTCCGCTCACCGATATCGCCACGATCCGCCGAGGCTACACCGATCCGCCGACCTCGCTGTTCCGCTACAAGGGCGAGCCCGCGATCGGCCTGACGATCGGCATGAAAGCCGGCGCCAATCTGCTCGAATTCGGCGAAGCGCTGAAGAAGGAGATGACCCGCATCTCCGCCGACCTGCCGGTCGGTGCGGAGGTGCATCTGGTCTCCGATCAGCCGCAGATCGTCGACGAGGCGGTGTCGGGGTTCACCCATGCGCTGTTCGAGGCGGTCGTCATCGTGCTGGCGATCAGTTTCATCAGCCTCGGCCTGCGCGCCGGACTGGTGGTCGCGATCTCGATCCCGCTGGTGCTGGCGATCACGTTCCTGGTGATGTCCTATACCGGCATCTCGCTGCAGCGGATTTCGCTGGGCGCGCTGATCATCGCCCTCGGCCTGCTGGTCGACGACGCGATGATCGCGGTGGAGATGATGGTGGCGCGCCTGGAGATCGGCGATTCGCTGAGCAAGGCCGCCACTTACGTCTACACCTCGACCGCGTTTCCGATGCTCACCGGCACGCTGGTGACGGTCGCCGGCTTCATCCCGATCGGCCTCAACAACAGCGCCGCGGGCGAATTCACCTTCACGCTGTTCGTCGTGATCGCGGTGTCGCTGCTGACCTCGTGGGTCGTTGCGGTGCTGTTCACGCCGTTGCTCGGTGTCACCATTCTGCCGGACAAGATGAAGAGCCATCACGAGAACAAGGGATGGTTCTCCACCGCGTTCAGCCGCGCGCTGCTGTTCTGCATGCGCTGGCGCTGGCTCACGATCGCGCTGACGCTCGCCGCGTTCGCGCTGTCGATCGTCGGGATGGGATACGTCCAGCAGCAATTTTTCCCGTCGTCGGACCGCAAGGAGCTGATCGTCGACTGGAGCCTGCCGCAGAACAGCTCGATCGCCGAAACCAGCGCGCAGATGGCGCAGTTCGAGCGGGAAGCGCTCGCGGGCCAGGACGGCATCGATCATTGGTCGACCTATGTCGGGCAGGGCGCGCCGCGGTTCCTGCTGTCGTTCGACGTTCAACCCGCCGACGTCACGTTCGGCGAGATGGTGATCGTCGCCAAGAGCCTGAAGGATCGCGACCGGCTCAAAGTCGAACTGCAGGCCTATCTCAAGAAGACGTTCCCCGGCACTGACGCCCTGGTGAAGCTGCTGGATATCGGCCCGCCGGTCGGCCGGCCGGTGCAGTATCGCCTGAGCGGGCCCGACATCGGCCACGTTCGCGCTTTCTCCCGCGAGCTCGCCGGCATCGTAGCGGCCAATCCGCATCTCGGGGATGTAGTGTACGACTGGATGGAGCCCGCGCGCGTCGTCAAGGTCGACGTGCTGCAGGACAAGGCGCGCCAACTCGGCGTCACCTCGGAGGACATCGCCTCGACCCTGAACGGCGTCGTCGACGGCACGTCGATCACCCAGGTTCGCGACGACATCTACCTCGTCAAGGTGCTCGGCCGTGCCAATGCGGCGGAGCGTGGGTCGATCGAGACACTGCGCAATCTGCAATTGTCCGGCAGCAACGGGCAATCGGTGCCGCTCGCGGCGGTGGCGAACTTCCGCTACCAGCTCGAACAGCCGACGATCTGGCGTCGGTCGCGGCTGCCGACCATCACCCTCAAGGCCGACATCCGGGACGGCGTTCAACCGGCGACGGTCGTCGCGCAGTTGAAGGCGCCGATCGCGGAGTTCAGCGCCAAGCTGCCCGTCGGCTATTCGGTCGCTGTTGGCGGCAGCGTCGAGGAGAGCGGCAAGTCGCAGTCGCCGATCATCGCCGTCGTGCCGGTGATGCTGTTCGCCATGGCGACCATCCTGATGATCCAGCTGCAGAGCTTCAGCCGGCTGTTCCTCGTGTTCGCCGTCGCGCCGCTGGCACTGATCGGAGTCGTCGCGGCGTTGCTGCCGAGCGGTGCGCCGCTCGGCTTCGTCGCGATCCTCGGCGTGCTGGCGCTGGTCGGCATCCTGATCCGCAACTCGGTCATCCTGATCGTGCAGATCGAACATCTGCGCGAAGAGGGCAAGCCGCCATGGGACGCCGTCGTCGAAGCCACCGAGCACCGGATGCGGCCGATCCTGCTGACGGCCGCCGCCGCCAGCCTCGCGCTGATCCCGATCGCCCGCGAAGTGTTCTGGGGGCCGATGGCCTTCGCCATGATGGGCGGCATCATCGTCGGAACGGTGCTGACCCTGTTGTTCCTGCCCGCGCTCTACGTGGCGTGGTTCCGTATCAAGATGCCGGAAGAAGGCACGCCAGCATGA
- a CDS encoding ATP-binding protein produces MTVVIEMGQTTTNAPATLDLEELLATRLLVQGNSGSGKSHLLRRLLEQSAPWVQQAIIDPEGDFVTLAEKFGHLVIDAEDHTERGLQAAGERARMHRVSTVLNLEGLDAENQMRRAAAFLGGMFDVPRDHWYPMLVVVDEAQLFAPAVAGEVSDEARKLSLGAMTNLMCRGRKRGLAGVIATQRLAKLAKNVAAEASNFLMGRTFLDIDMARAADLLGMERRQADAFRDLERGQFMALGPALSRRPLALRIGPTETHPRNATPRLMPLPEEALQDARSIILAEPPPDISTRPQRRSAPDLLSQLMAAKSAALEARPDPVEQPLSAEELAARRERLDRILRAILAEPDAGFRAIGVLYQEFIVRCRIEGLAATIPDLTDFRRMLTHARAGLTSEQIADDDGWQDVSVRAGMLPEDMQGVFMMIARAAKEGWPCPGDAAIARAYGTHSLRRARRLLTYIEEQGLIVCQFDGTGRRTVTLVELAWATAPGDPNAAEELPSEDAISA; encoded by the coding sequence ATGACCGTTGTGATCGAAATGGGGCAGACCACGACCAACGCACCGGCGACGCTCGACCTCGAAGAATTGCTGGCGACTCGCCTGCTGGTGCAGGGCAATTCCGGCTCCGGCAAATCGCATCTGCTGCGCCGCCTGCTGGAGCAGAGCGCGCCCTGGGTGCAGCAGGCGATCATCGACCCAGAAGGCGACTTCGTCACCTTGGCGGAGAAGTTCGGCCACCTCGTCATCGACGCCGAGGACCACACCGAGCGGGGGCTGCAGGCCGCGGGCGAGCGCGCGCGGATGCATCGCGTCTCGACCGTGCTCAATCTCGAAGGACTCGACGCCGAGAATCAGATGCGCCGCGCCGCGGCCTTCCTCGGCGGGATGTTCGACGTGCCGCGCGACCATTGGTACCCGATGCTCGTGGTGGTCGATGAAGCGCAATTGTTCGCGCCCGCGGTCGCCGGCGAAGTCTCCGACGAGGCGCGCAAATTGTCGCTCGGCGCCATGACCAACCTGATGTGCCGCGGCCGCAAGCGCGGCCTCGCCGGGGTGATCGCGACGCAGCGGCTGGCCAAGCTCGCCAAGAACGTCGCGGCCGAAGCGTCCAACTTCCTGATGGGCCGCACCTTCCTCGACATCGACATGGCGCGCGCCGCCGACCTGCTCGGCATGGAGCGGCGGCAGGCGGACGCGTTCCGCGATCTCGAGCGTGGCCAGTTCATGGCGCTCGGCCCGGCGCTGTCCCGCCGGCCGCTGGCGCTGCGGATCGGGCCGACCGAGACACACCCGCGCAACGCTACGCCGCGGCTGATGCCGCTGCCCGAGGAAGCGTTGCAGGACGCGCGCTCGATCATTCTCGCCGAGCCGCCCCCGGACATATCGACGCGGCCACAGCGCCGCTCGGCGCCGGATCTGCTCAGCCAGTTGATGGCGGCGAAATCTGCCGCGCTCGAGGCCCGCCCCGATCCGGTGGAGCAGCCGCTCAGCGCCGAAGAGCTGGCCGCACGACGCGAGCGGCTCGACCGCATCCTGCGCGCGATCCTGGCCGAGCCCGACGCCGGCTTCCGCGCCATCGGCGTGCTGTATCAGGAATTCATCGTGCGCTGCCGGATCGAGGGTCTGGCGGCGACGATCCCGGACCTGACCGATTTCCGCCGGATGCTGACCCATGCCCGCGCCGGCCTCACCAGCGAACAGATCGCGGACGACGACGGCTGGCAGGACGTCTCGGTCCGCGCCGGGATGTTGCCCGAGGACATGCAGGGCGTGTTCATGATGATCGCGCGCGCCGCGAAGGAAGGCTGGCCCTGCCCCGGCGACGCCGCGATCGCCCGCGCCTACGGCACCCACTCGCTGCGCCGCGCGCGGCGGCTGCTGACCTATATCGAGGAACAGGGCCTGATCGTCTGCCAGTTCGACGGCACCGGCCGCCGCACCGTCACGCTGGTCGAGCTCGCCTGGGCGACCGCGCCGGGCGATCCGAATGCGGCGGAAGAGCTGCCGTCCGAGGACGCCATCAGCGCGTAG
- a CDS encoding TetR/AcrR family transcriptional regulator, producing MPPEAKKRARRKAERPAEILDAAFEEFVKHGYSATRLEDVAALAGVTKGTIYFYFDTKERVFEEMVRHKSMEFLPRLGDYAATLTGSHTDRLRAMVVFAYAHISENRASREILRFLISEGARFPDLVDRHYEEFVEPMMQHFKKVIDAGVAAGEFRDAPATEFVEIVMSPALLISLWSLLFGTRKRFDMDSFTEASTDLLLRGLIR from the coding sequence ATGCCTCCCGAAGCCAAGAAGCGCGCCCGACGCAAAGCCGAGCGCCCCGCCGAAATCCTCGATGCCGCCTTCGAGGAGTTCGTGAAGCATGGCTATTCAGCCACCCGTCTCGAGGACGTCGCAGCGCTGGCCGGGGTGACGAAAGGGACCATCTATTTTTACTTCGACACCAAAGAGCGGGTGTTCGAGGAAATGGTTCGGCACAAATCCATGGAGTTCCTACCTCGATTGGGGGACTACGCCGCCACCCTCACCGGCTCGCACACGGATCGGCTGCGCGCGATGGTCGTCTTCGCCTACGCCCACATCTCGGAGAACAGGGCCTCCCGAGAGATCCTGCGCTTCCTGATTTCCGAGGGTGCGCGATTTCCCGATCTGGTCGATAGACATTACGAAGAGTTCGTCGAGCCGATGATGCAACACTTCAAGAAAGTGATCGATGCAGGCGTCGCCGCGGGTGAATTCCGAGATGCTCCCGCAACGGAGTTCGTCGAAATCGTGATGAGTCCGGCCCTGTTGATCAGCCTGTGGTCGCTGCTTTTCGGAACCCGCAAACGCTTCGATATGGACTCGTTCACCGAGGCCAGCACCGATCTGCTGCTCCGGGGGCTGATCCGGTAG
- a CDS encoding patatin-like phospholipase family protein has product MRHIPRPLVVPLMIALSSLLAACASKPRVPYTAAEASTARVLDLKDLRRYADEPASAFRDDKIISGPRAYLALSGGGADGAYGAGVLNGWTDAGTRPSFSIVSGVSTGALIAPFAFLGPQYDPTLREFYTSGIAESLLDSPNPFNAIFGSGLFGNTRLRELVAQYINADFMAAVADEHAKGRMLFVVTTNLDSQRAVIWNMGRIASLRSMQALNLFRDVVAASASLPAIFPPMLVNAESNGVRFQEMHVDGGVTAPVLTLPEAYLLRNAAWGKSLDLQLYILMNNKIEPEFQVVPNRTLEIAARSSSTLVKAQTKSILYSTYDAARRNKYGFNLTYIESDRPASPSAGFDTAYMRDLFQYGYDRARSGHAWSKSPPAETPTAVPVAEAKPVRRLAGAN; this is encoded by the coding sequence ATGCGTCACATTCCTCGGCCGTTGGTCGTGCCTCTGATGATCGCGTTGAGTTCGCTGCTGGCGGCTTGCGCGTCGAAGCCGCGGGTGCCGTATACCGCCGCCGAAGCTTCCACCGCACGGGTGCTCGATCTCAAGGATCTGCGGCGCTATGCGGACGAGCCGGCGTCGGCGTTCCGGGACGACAAGATCATTTCCGGGCCGCGCGCCTATCTGGCGCTGTCCGGCGGCGGCGCCGACGGCGCCTATGGCGCGGGCGTGCTCAACGGATGGACCGACGCCGGAACCCGGCCGTCGTTCTCGATCGTCTCGGGGGTCAGCACCGGTGCGCTGATCGCGCCGTTCGCGTTCCTCGGCCCGCAATACGATCCGACCTTGCGCGAGTTCTACACCAGCGGCATCGCCGAGAGTCTGCTCGACTCGCCGAATCCGTTCAACGCGATCTTCGGCTCGGGATTGTTCGGCAACACCCGGCTGCGCGAACTGGTCGCGCAATACATCAATGCGGATTTCATGGCCGCGGTCGCGGACGAGCACGCCAAGGGCCGGATGCTGTTCGTGGTGACGACCAATCTGGACTCCCAGCGCGCCGTGATCTGGAACATGGGCCGGATCGCGTCGCTGCGCTCGATGCAGGCGCTCAACCTGTTCCGGGACGTGGTGGCGGCATCGGCCAGCCTTCCGGCGATTTTCCCGCCGATGCTGGTGAACGCCGAGTCCAACGGCGTCCGTTTCCAGGAGATGCATGTCGATGGCGGCGTCACCGCCCCGGTCCTGACGTTGCCGGAGGCCTATCTGCTGCGCAACGCGGCGTGGGGCAAGTCGCTCGACCTGCAGCTCTACATCCTGATGAACAACAAGATCGAACCCGAATTCCAGGTGGTTCCGAACCGGACCCTGGAGATCGCGGCGCGGTCGTCGTCGACGCTGGTCAAGGCGCAGACCAAGTCGATCCTCTACAGCACCTATGACGCCGCCCGCCGCAACAAATACGGCTTCAACCTGACCTACATCGAAAGCGATCGGCCGGCGTCGCCCTCTGCGGGCTTCGACACCGCCTATATGCGCGACCTGTTCCAATACGGCTACGACCGGGCGAGGTCGGGCCATGCGTGGTCGAAATCGCCTCCTGCGGAAACTCCGACCGCGGTTCCGGTCGCCGAGGCAAAACCCGTCCGGCGACTGGCCGGCGCCAACTGA